The proteins below come from a single Holdemania massiliensis genomic window:
- the tadA gene encoding tRNA adenosine(34) deaminase TadA, with amino-acid sequence MPGNKQQKNDEYFMRQAIKEAMKAELLDEVPIGAVIVHDDKIIARGYNLREKKQSSLAHAEILAIEKACKKIGSWRLEDCVLYVTLEPCPMCAGAILQSRIAKVVYGASDPKGGSVGTCFNLYEIPGFNHYPEVIGGVLHEDCAALLKTFFKRKREQKNKIKELKTDDSSHLEHEKENGKK; translated from the coding sequence ATGCCAGGGAACAAACAACAAAAAAATGATGAATATTTCATGCGTCAGGCAATCAAAGAAGCAATGAAGGCTGAACTGTTGGATGAAGTACCTATCGGAGCAGTCATCGTGCATGATGATAAGATCATCGCCCGCGGATATAATCTGCGCGAAAAGAAACAATCGTCACTCGCTCACGCTGAGATTTTGGCAATAGAAAAGGCCTGTAAAAAAATAGGTTCCTGGCGTTTGGAAGACTGTGTTCTTTATGTGACATTGGAACCTTGTCCGATGTGTGCCGGCGCGATTCTGCAATCACGAATTGCCAAAGTTGTTTATGGCGCCTCAGATCCGAAAGGCGGCAGTGTTGGAACCTGTTTTAACCTCTATGAAATACCCGGTTTTAATCACTATCCAGAAGTGATCGGCGGAGTTCTTCACGAAGACTGTGCAGCGCTGTTAAAGACCTTTTTTAAACGAAAACGCGAACAGAAAAACAAAATAAAAGAACTGAAAACCGACGATTCTTCTCATCTTGAACATGAGAAGGAAAACGGCAAAAAATAA
- the dnaX gene encoding DNA polymerase III subunit gamma/tau — MSYKALYRTYRPSSFEEVVGQQHIVTTLKNAVKQNKIAHAYLFCGPRGTGKTSIAKLLAKAVNCEDQQNAPCSQCRSCLAIQQGNHPDIVEIDAASNNGVDEVRELIEKVKYAPLEGRYKVYIIDEVHMMSSGAFNALLKTLEEPPAHVIFILATTEPQKVLPTIISRCQRYDFTKVGQNEIISRVRSVLEQEHIECEDEALRLVAQLADGGMRDALSIMDQCIAYAQNHITAAHVNEIYGITTVTEKIEMLQWIFQHEAQPLLEKIRILNEKGVDIKRLTSDLIEILKECVIYIYTQDTTLLNKIDEKEANTIISGRSSRDLLALIDILMETLEKYRTASSAASYFEVAVLKMMAELDQSQRPALPVQPAFTQPIIQAAAAQNTVPIVKSTSEVQNIPQMPGEEVDLTEDMLSDELIPPAPQTLEESIGSVQEKPVEVHPELEIQPLNYEFVMQLLTGANKEMRMKDENQWKLIDQKCRDRDLNCARIANLLRNGKIVASAENYILICVSYQALANQINDPAMKEQINQFCYENLEIKKQLFAITQEQFKIETDDFRIRSRNGTLPQPANVAPVEIGKEIKKEDVTEQEENVVDKLFDLFGAENVEIIEEE, encoded by the coding sequence ATGAGTTATAAAGCGTTATATCGGACCTATCGACCGTCCTCCTTTGAAGAAGTCGTAGGTCAGCAGCATATTGTCACAACGCTGAAAAACGCTGTAAAACAAAATAAAATAGCCCACGCATATCTGTTCTGCGGACCGCGCGGAACTGGGAAAACATCCATTGCCAAGCTGTTGGCGAAAGCCGTGAACTGCGAAGATCAGCAGAATGCTCCATGCAGTCAATGCCGCAGCTGTCTGGCGATCCAGCAGGGCAATCATCCCGATATCGTAGAAATTGACGCCGCATCGAATAATGGTGTTGATGAAGTGCGTGAATTAATTGAAAAAGTCAAATATGCGCCTTTGGAAGGTCGATATAAAGTTTATATCATTGACGAAGTTCATATGATGTCTTCGGGTGCGTTCAATGCCTTGTTAAAAACTCTGGAAGAACCACCGGCTCACGTCATCTTTATTCTGGCAACGACTGAGCCGCAAAAAGTCCTGCCAACGATCATATCCCGGTGTCAGCGTTATGATTTTACCAAAGTCGGACAGAACGAAATCATCTCGCGTGTGCGCAGTGTTTTGGAACAGGAACATATAGAATGCGAAGATGAAGCTCTCCGTCTGGTCGCTCAGCTGGCAGATGGCGGCATGCGCGATGCCCTGAGCATTATGGACCAATGCATCGCCTATGCGCAGAACCACATTACGGCAGCCCATGTTAATGAAATCTACGGTATTACAACCGTAACGGAAAAAATTGAAATGCTTCAGTGGATATTCCAACATGAAGCCCAGCCGCTGCTGGAAAAAATCCGGATATTGAATGAAAAAGGCGTGGATATCAAACGATTGACATCCGATTTGATTGAAATATTGAAAGAATGCGTTATTTACATCTATACGCAGGATACAACCCTGCTGAATAAAATTGATGAGAAAGAAGCCAATACGATTATCAGCGGAAGAAGTTCGCGGGATTTGCTGGCATTGATTGATATTCTGATGGAAACCCTGGAAAAATATCGTACAGCAAGCAGTGCCGCTTCTTACTTTGAAGTCGCAGTTTTAAAGATGATGGCGGAGCTGGATCAAAGTCAGCGTCCGGCACTGCCGGTCCAACCTGCTTTTACCCAGCCTATTATCCAAGCGGCAGCTGCACAAAATACGGTCCCTATTGTGAAATCTACGTCCGAAGTACAAAACATCCCGCAAATGCCAGGTGAGGAAGTTGATTTAACGGAAGACATGCTGTCGGATGAATTGATTCCACCGGCTCCTCAAACATTGGAAGAAAGTATAGGATCAGTTCAGGAGAAACCTGTTGAAGTTCATCCAGAATTGGAAATTCAACCTTTGAATTACGAATTTGTCATGCAGCTGTTAACGGGTGCCAATAAAGAGATGCGGATGAAAGATGAAAATCAATGGAAACTGATTGATCAGAAATGCCGTGATCGGGATCTCAACTGTGCGAGAATTGCGAATCTTTTACGCAATGGAAAAATTGTGGCGAGTGCCGAAAACTACATTCTGATCTGCGTATCCTATCAGGCGTTGGCCAATCAGATCAATGATCCGGCGATGAAGGAACAAATTAATCAATTTTGTTACGAAAATCTGGAAATTAAAAAACAACTCTTTGCGATTACCCAGGAACAGTTTAAAATAGAAACAGACGATTTCCGTATTCGCTCCCGTAATGGAACATTGCCTCAGCCGGCCAATGTCGCTCCGGTAGAAATAGGCAAGGAAATCAAGAAAGAAGACGTAACCGAACAGGAAGAAAATGTGGTTGATAAGCTTTTTGACCTGTTCGGCGCTGAAAATGTCGAAATCATCGAGGAGGAATAA
- a CDS encoding YbaB/EbfC family nucleoid-associated protein — MNIQHLLKQAQQMQNQIGKVEKEIEATEYTATAGGDAVKVTLTGKMEVTGIEISAELLSADSKEMLEDTVMIAVNAALAAAVKDKEERMNKITQGVKMPGAF, encoded by the coding sequence ATGAACATTCAACATTTATTAAAACAGGCGCAGCAGATGCAGAATCAGATCGGAAAAGTGGAAAAGGAAATTGAAGCCACGGAATACACTGCAACTGCCGGCGGCGATGCGGTGAAAGTAACGTTAACAGGAAAAATGGAAGTAACAGGCATTGAAATCAGTGCCGAGCTGTTATCCGCAGATTCCAAGGAAATGCTTGAAGATACGGTCATGATTGCGGTCAATGCTGCGTTAGCGGCTGCGGTGAAAGATAAAGAAGAACGCATGAACAAGATTACCCAGGGCGTTAAGATGCCGGGAGCTTTCTAA
- the recR gene encoding recombination mediator RecR: MYPKSFERLIECFQLLPGVGAKTAERYAFTMLDAPQEQIELFAQALIGCKKDIKRCRICGNISDQEECPICQNENRNPRMICVVQSPKDVIAMEKMQEYAGTYHVLNGLISTSKGIMPEDLNIDALLERITPETEEVIIATNATIEGETTALYLDKLLSGKGVLVTRIAHGLPMGGHLDYADELTLIKAFEGRKSLK; encoded by the coding sequence ATGTATCCAAAGTCATTTGAGCGACTGATTGAATGTTTTCAACTCTTGCCGGGAGTTGGCGCGAAGACCGCGGAACGATACGCCTTTACCATGCTTGATGCTCCCCAAGAACAAATTGAATTATTTGCACAAGCGTTGATTGGCTGTAAAAAAGACATCAAACGCTGCAGGATCTGCGGTAATATCAGTGATCAGGAAGAATGTCCGATCTGTCAGAACGAAAATCGAAATCCGCGGATGATCTGCGTCGTGCAGTCACCTAAGGATGTCATTGCGATGGAAAAAATGCAGGAATATGCCGGAACTTATCATGTATTAAATGGATTGATATCCACCTCAAAAGGAATCATGCCGGAAGATCTGAACATCGATGCACTCCTGGAACGAATCACACCGGAAACGGAGGAAGTGATCATTGCCACCAATGCGACGATCGAAGGGGAAACAACGGCACTGTATCTGGATAAGCTGCTGTCAGGCAAAGGTGTTCTCGTCACGCGCATTGCGCATGGCCTGCCGATGGGCGGACATCTGGATTATGCCGATGAATTAACACTGATTAAAGCGTTTGAAGGGCGCAAGAGCCTTAAATAA
- a CDS encoding formate--tetrahydrofolate ligase, whose protein sequence is MKTDLQIAQENTMDNIEKIARKAKIDPDYLEVYGKNKAKIDLKIMDKIADNRNGKLILVTAINPTKAGEGKSTTTIGLVDGLAQINKMVIGCLREPSLGPVFGLKGGATGGGYAQVVPMEEINLHFTGDMHAITAANNLISAVMDNHIYQGNELNIDPTKVVWKRCLDMNDRTLRSITIAQDKKTNGVERKDGFIITVATEIMAIMCLSKDLQDFEKRVSRAVVAYTYDDQPVTVGDLKVEGAVTLVMKEALKPNLVQTLEKTPVFIHGGPFANIAHGCNSLIATRMALKLSDYVVTEAGFGADLGAEKFFDIKCRYGELKPNAVVIVATARALKLHGGVPADQLKEENVPAILEGIKNLEKHIESIKQYRVPYIVAINKFSADTQAEVNAILNWCKDNGHRVVLSDAWASGGAGAVDLAQEVVRMCEEDSKFEPLYDLDLSLEEKIGTIVRKIYGGRSVIFSDRAKAQLEEYKQAGWDKLPVCMAKTPNSLTDDAKIVGRPTDFDIHVQELRISAGAGFVVVLTGNIMTMPGLPKDPAALHMGMNEKGISYGIF, encoded by the coding sequence ATGAAAACAGATTTACAAATCGCACAGGAAAACACGATGGACAATATCGAAAAAATTGCGAGAAAGGCCAAAATTGATCCTGATTACCTCGAAGTCTATGGCAAAAACAAAGCAAAGATTGATCTTAAGATTATGGATAAGATTGCGGACAACCGCAATGGCAAGCTGATTTTGGTAACTGCGATCAATCCGACTAAAGCGGGGGAAGGAAAATCAACAACCACGATTGGTTTAGTCGATGGATTAGCGCAAATCAACAAAATGGTTATCGGCTGTCTGCGTGAACCTTCTCTGGGGCCGGTTTTTGGCTTAAAAGGCGGAGCGACCGGCGGCGGTTATGCGCAGGTTGTGCCAATGGAAGAAATCAATCTGCATTTCACAGGTGATATGCATGCAATTACGGCCGCAAACAACCTGATCAGTGCAGTCATGGATAATCATATTTATCAGGGCAATGAATTGAATATTGATCCGACCAAGGTTGTTTGGAAACGGTGCCTGGATATGAATGACCGCACGCTGCGCAGCATTACTATTGCTCAGGATAAGAAAACGAACGGGGTAGAGCGAAAAGATGGATTCATTATCACCGTAGCCACTGAAATCATGGCAATTATGTGTCTTTCTAAAGATCTTCAGGATTTTGAAAAGCGTGTCAGCCGTGCTGTTGTCGCTTATACATATGACGATCAGCCTGTTACGGTAGGCGATCTGAAAGTGGAAGGCGCAGTGACGCTGGTGATGAAGGAAGCACTGAAACCGAATCTGGTGCAGACTCTGGAAAAAACACCGGTCTTTATCCATGGCGGACCTTTTGCCAACATCGCGCATGGCTGCAACAGTCTGATCGCAACCCGTATGGCGCTGAAGCTGTCCGATTACGTCGTAACTGAAGCGGGATTCGGCGCGGATTTAGGGGCTGAAAAATTCTTTGATATTAAGTGCCGTTACGGCGAGCTGAAACCGAATGCGGTGGTTATCGTAGCGACAGCCCGCGCCTTGAAGCTGCACGGCGGTGTGCCGGCGGATCAGCTGAAAGAAGAGAATGTCCCAGCGATTCTGGAAGGAATTAAAAATCTGGAAAAGCATATTGAATCGATTAAACAATATCGTGTTCCATATATTGTCGCAATCAATAAGTTCAGCGCGGATACGCAGGCAGAAGTCAATGCGATTCTGAACTGGTGCAAAGATAACGGTCATCGTGTTGTCTTGTCTGATGCCTGGGCCAGCGGCGGTGCCGGAGCCGTAGATCTGGCGCAGGAAGTGGTCAGAATGTGTGAAGAAGACTCCAAATTTGAACCATTATACGATCTGGATCTGTCATTGGAAGAAAAGATCGGAACGATTGTGCGGAAGATTTATGGCGGACGTTCTGTAATTTTCAGCGATCGAGCGAAAGCTCAGCTGGAGGAATATAAACAGGCTGGATGGGATAAGCTGCCTGTCTGCATGGCTAAAACACCGAATTCATTAACAGATGACGCCAAGATCGTGGGTCGTCCAACTGATTTTGATATTCATGTTCAGGAACTGCGAATTTCTGCGGGAGCTGGTTTTGTGGTTGTCCTGACTGGAAATATCATGACGATGCCAGGTTTGCCGAAAGATCCGGCAGCTCTGCACATGGGAATGAATGAAAAGGGAATTTCGTACGGAATTTTCTAA
- a CDS encoding winged helix-turn-helix transcriptional regulator codes for MEQRRLFGKCPYVTAQKVLTGKWSMFILYLLSEEPLRFNELQRRMPEKMTHTTLSRQLKQLEEEGLIIRKEYQQVPPKVEYQLSEIGEKFKKVLSVLEIWGNEYIHYLDNQK; via the coding sequence ATGGAACAGCGCAGATTATTTGGAAAGTGTCCTTATGTCACGGCTCAAAAAGTTTTAACCGGAAAATGGTCAATGTTCATTTTGTACCTCTTATCTGAGGAACCCTTACGTTTTAATGAACTGCAGCGAAGAATGCCGGAGAAAATGACACATACTACCTTATCCCGACAATTAAAACAGTTGGAAGAAGAAGGTCTGATTATACGAAAAGAATATCAACAGGTTCCGCCTAAAGTAGAATATCAGTTAAGCGAAATCGGTGAAAAGTTTAAAAAGGTTTTATCCGTCTTGGAAATATGGGGTAATGAGTATATTCATTATTTGGATAATCAAAAATAG